A window of the Streptomyces griseochromogenes genome harbors these coding sequences:
- a CDS encoding deoxyguanosinetriphosphate triphosphohydrolase has protein sequence MEGTAPEIAYDPTSVERWAPEPDKRAGRTAFQRDRARILHSAALRRLAGKTQVVTPGERSAHAWDASPRTRLTHSLECAQVGRELGAALGCDPDLVEAACLSHDLGHPPFGHNGEHALNEFADDCGGFEGNAQSLRLLTRIEPKRFTPEGSVGLNLTRAALDAATKYPWPRGAHPTDPASRKFGVYEDDRPVFDWVRKAAPGTRTCFEAQVMDWSDDVAYSVHDVEDGLHAGHIDPNCLHADPERQAVFEVAIGRYVPADTDPAELAAALDRLLDEEWWPHGYDGTAVAQARLKDATSQLIGRFCLAAEVATRAAHGDGRLTRYGAELVVPHETRLECAVLKAVADRYVMQRAEQERLRADQRVVVAELAEALTARAPDGLDPQFRALFDQAPDDSARKRVIVDQIASLTDASARSLHERLTGHM, from the coding sequence ATGGAAGGCACCGCACCCGAGATCGCCTACGACCCGACGTCAGTCGAACGCTGGGCCCCCGAACCCGACAAACGAGCAGGTCGCACAGCCTTCCAACGCGACCGCGCCCGCATCCTCCACTCAGCCGCCCTACGACGCCTCGCCGGCAAGACCCAGGTCGTCACGCCGGGCGAGCGCAGCGCCCACGCATGGGACGCCAGCCCCCGCACCCGCCTCACCCACTCCCTGGAGTGCGCCCAGGTGGGCCGAGAGCTGGGCGCGGCCCTCGGCTGTGACCCCGACCTGGTCGAGGCCGCCTGTCTCTCCCACGACCTCGGCCACCCGCCCTTCGGGCACAACGGCGAACACGCCCTGAACGAGTTCGCCGACGACTGCGGCGGCTTCGAGGGCAACGCCCAGTCCCTCAGACTCCTCACCCGCATCGAGCCCAAGCGGTTCACCCCCGAGGGCTCCGTCGGCCTCAACCTCACCCGCGCCGCCCTCGACGCCGCCACCAAGTACCCCTGGCCGCGCGGCGCCCACCCCACCGACCCGGCGTCCCGGAAGTTCGGTGTGTACGAGGACGACCGCCCGGTGTTCGACTGGGTCCGCAAGGCCGCCCCCGGCACCCGCACCTGCTTCGAGGCCCAGGTCATGGACTGGTCGGACGACGTGGCCTATTCGGTGCACGATGTGGAGGACGGTCTGCACGCCGGCCACATCGACCCCAACTGCCTGCACGCGGACCCCGAACGGCAGGCGGTGTTCGAGGTGGCCATCGGCCGGTACGTCCCCGCGGACACCGACCCGGCCGAACTCGCCGCCGCCCTGGACCGCCTCCTGGACGAGGAGTGGTGGCCGCACGGCTACGACGGCACGGCGGTCGCCCAGGCCCGCCTCAAGGACGCCACCAGCCAGCTCATCGGCCGGTTCTGCCTGGCCGCCGAGGTCGCCACCCGCGCCGCCCACGGCGACGGCCGGCTCACCCGCTACGGCGCCGAACTCGTCGTACCCCACGAGACCCGCCTGGAGTGCGCGGTGCTCAAGGCGGTCGCCGACCGGTATGTGATGCAGCGCGCCGAGCAGGAGCGGCTCCGTGCCGACCAGCGGGTGGTCGTCGCCGAACTGGCCGAGGCGCTCACCGCCCGCGCGCCCGACGGACTGGACCCGCAGTTCCGGGCGCTGTTCGACCAGGCGCCCGACGACAGCGCACGCAAGCGGGTGATCGTCGATCAGATCGCTTCCCTCACGGATGCTTCCGCGCGCTCGCTGCACGAGAGACTGACCGGGCATATGTGA
- a CDS encoding SanA/YdcF family protein: MRIRRPRLPRTRTGQRRLVQALMAGCVLALLPATWLFVSTADRLRTTADAPHTDVAVVFGAGLWDGEPSPYLAHRLDAAAKLYRAGRIKVVLVTGDNSRKDYDEPDAMRTYLTRHGVPDARIVSDYAGFDTWDSCVRAKKIFGVDRAVLISQGFHIRRAVALCEAAGVESYGVGVEAKHDATWYYGGTREVFAAGKAALDAVFHPDPTFLGPRERGVTKALAGARD, encoded by the coding sequence ATGAGGATCCGTCGACCACGGCTGCCGCGCACCCGAACCGGACAGCGGCGGCTGGTGCAGGCCCTGATGGCCGGGTGTGTGCTGGCTCTGCTGCCGGCCACCTGGCTGTTCGTGTCGACGGCGGACCGGCTGCGGACGACGGCGGACGCGCCGCACACCGATGTCGCCGTCGTCTTCGGGGCCGGGCTGTGGGACGGGGAGCCGTCGCCGTACCTCGCGCACCGGCTGGACGCGGCGGCGAAGCTGTACCGGGCGGGCCGGATCAAGGTGGTGCTGGTCACCGGGGACAACAGCCGCAAGGACTACGACGAGCCGGACGCCATGCGCACCTATCTGACCAGGCACGGCGTGCCGGACGCGCGGATCGTCAGCGACTACGCCGGTTTCGACACCTGGGACTCCTGTGTGCGGGCCAAGAAGATCTTCGGGGTGGACCGGGCGGTGCTGATCAGCCAGGGCTTCCACATCCGGCGGGCGGTGGCGCTGTGCGAGGCCGCGGGCGTCGAGTCGTACGGGGTCGGGGTCGAGGCGAAGCACGACGCGACCTGGTACTACGGCGGCACGCGGGAGGTGTTCGCGGCGGGCAAGGCCGCGCTGGACGCGGTGTTCCATCCCGATCCGACCTTCCTGGGCCCGCGGGAACGCGGGGTCACCAAGGCGCTGGCGGGGGCGCGGGACTGA
- a CDS encoding ABC transporter ATP-binding protein: MAGPMGRMMAGGGPDQRSMDFKASGKRLVARFKPERLTIYGLLLCVVVSVTLSVVGPKVLGRATDLVFAGIIGKRMPAGATKEQVLRSMHDRGQGQIADMLKSTDFTPGKGIDFDAVGNVLLLALGTFLVAGLLMAVATRLVNRAVNRTMYRMREDVQAKLSRLPLSYFDKAQRGEVLSRATNDIDNIGQTLQQSMGQLINSVLTIIGVLVMMFYVSWLLALVALVTVPLSFLVATRVGKRSQPHFVQQWRSTGTLNAHVEEMYTGHTLVKVFGRQEESARQFAEQNQALYEAGFKAQFNSGVMQPLMMFISNLNYVLVAVVGGLRVASGALSIGDVQAFIQYSRQFSMPLTQVASMANLVQSGVASAERIFELLDAEEQEADPVPGERPAELRGRVRLEHVSFRYDPEKPLIEDLSLTVEPGQTVAIVGPTGAGKTTLVNLLMRFYDVSGGHIALDGVDIRKMSRDELRAGIGMVLQDTWLFGGTIAENIAYGAAREVTRGEIEEAARAAHADRFIRTLPEGYDTVIDDEGTGVSAGEKQLITIARAFLSDPTILVLDEATSSVDTRTEVLIQKAMAKLADGRTSFVIAHRLSTIRDADTILVMENGSIVEQGAHTELLAADGAYARLYKAQFAEAVAEVD, from the coding sequence ATGGCCGGGCCCATGGGACGCATGATGGCCGGGGGCGGACCCGACCAGCGCTCGATGGACTTCAAGGCGTCGGGCAAACGGCTCGTCGCCCGGTTCAAACCCGAACGGCTCACCATCTACGGCCTGCTGCTGTGCGTGGTCGTCAGCGTGACCCTGAGCGTGGTCGGCCCGAAGGTCCTCGGCCGCGCCACCGACCTGGTCTTCGCCGGCATCATCGGCAAGCGGATGCCGGCCGGGGCCACCAAGGAGCAGGTGCTCCGGTCGATGCACGACCGCGGCCAGGGCCAGATCGCGGACATGCTGAAGAGCACCGACTTCACCCCCGGCAAGGGCATCGACTTCGATGCCGTCGGGAACGTGCTGCTGCTCGCGCTCGGCACCTTCCTGGTCGCCGGTCTGCTGATGGCGGTCGCCACCCGGCTGGTCAACCGGGCCGTGAACCGCACGATGTACCGGATGCGCGAGGACGTGCAGGCGAAGCTGTCCCGTCTTCCGCTGTCGTACTTCGACAAGGCCCAGCGCGGCGAGGTGCTCTCCCGTGCCACCAACGACATCGACAACATCGGGCAGACGCTGCAGCAGTCGATGGGCCAGCTGATCAACTCGGTACTGACCATCATCGGCGTGCTCGTGATGATGTTCTACGTCTCCTGGCTGCTCGCGCTGGTCGCGCTGGTGACCGTGCCGCTGTCGTTCCTCGTCGCCACCCGGGTCGGCAAGCGGTCGCAGCCGCACTTCGTGCAGCAGTGGCGCTCCACCGGCACGCTGAACGCGCACGTCGAGGAGATGTACACCGGGCACACCCTGGTGAAGGTGTTCGGTCGGCAGGAGGAGTCGGCGCGGCAGTTCGCCGAGCAGAACCAGGCGCTGTACGAGGCCGGGTTCAAGGCGCAGTTCAACAGCGGTGTGATGCAGCCGCTGATGATGTTCATATCGAACCTGAACTATGTGCTGGTGGCCGTGGTCGGCGGTCTGCGGGTCGCCTCCGGCGCGCTCTCCATCGGTGACGTACAGGCCTTCATCCAGTACTCGCGGCAGTTCTCGATGCCGCTGACGCAGGTCGCGTCGATGGCGAACCTGGTGCAGTCGGGCGTCGCCTCGGCCGAGCGGATCTTCGAACTCCTGGACGCGGAGGAGCAGGAGGCGGATCCGGTGCCGGGCGAGCGGCCGGCCGAGCTGCGCGGGCGGGTGCGCCTCGAACACGTCTCGTTCCGGTACGACCCGGAGAAGCCGCTGATCGAGGATCTGTCGCTGACGGTGGAGCCCGGGCAGACGGTGGCCATCGTCGGCCCGACCGGCGCGGGCAAGACCACCCTGGTCAACCTGCTGATGCGGTTCTACGACGTGTCCGGCGGGCACATCGCCCTCGACGGCGTGGACATCCGCAAGATGTCCCGGGACGAACTGCGGGCCGGAATCGGCATGGTGCTCCAGGACACCTGGCTGTTCGGCGGCACCATCGCGGAGAACATCGCGTACGGCGCCGCGCGTGAGGTCACCCGGGGCGAGATCGAGGAGGCGGCGCGGGCGGCCCACGCGGACCGGTTCATCCGCACCCTGCCCGAGGGCTACGACACGGTGATCGACGACGAGGGCACGGGGGTCAGCGCCGGTGAGAAGCAGCTCATCACCATCGCGCGGGCGTTCCTGTCCGATCCGACGATCCTGGTGCTCGACGAGGCGACCAGCTCCGTCGACACCCGCACCGAGGTGCTGATCCAGAAGGCGATGGCCAAACTCGCCGACGGGCGGACGTCGTTCGTCATCGCGCACCGGCTGTCGACGATCCGGGACGCCGACACGATCCTCGTCATGGAGAACGGCTCGATCGTCGAACAGGGCGCGCACACGGAGCTGCTGGCGGCCGACGGGGCGTACGCCCGGCTGTACAAGGCACAGTTCGCGGAGGCGGTGGCCGAGGTGGACTGA
- a CDS encoding molybdopterin oxidoreductase family protein, with product METTSTPTHCPYCALQCGMNITPLPQGGVEVTERADFPVNRGALCGKGRTASAVLSPAVRLTSPLVRSGGRLVPASWQEALDRVAERLETTRERYGPDALGVFGGGGLTNEKAYALGKFARVVLGTSQIDYNGRFCMSSAAAAGTKAFGLDRGLPFPLEDIPRTGCVILVGSNLAETMPPSLRFFGELRENGGTLIVVDPRRTKTAEQADLHLAPRPGTDLALALGLLHLVVAEGRTDEDFIAERTSGWEEARAAAMGHWPEYVERITGVSVPQLREAVRMFCAPEAAMVLTARGPEQQSKGTDTVGAWIDLCLATGRAGRPLSGYGCLTGQGNGQGGREHGQKADQLPGYRKLDDPAARRHVAQVWGVDPDSLPGPGRSAYELLDALGTDVRSLLLMGSNPVVSAPRAAHVEERLRSLDFLAVCDVVLSETAELADVVLPVTQWAEESGTTTSLEGRVLLRRQAVTAPPGVRSDLYVLGELAARLGVEKGFPADPEEVFEELRRASAGGPADYSGITYRRLAEENGVFWPCPAPPVTDEDGEDSVCDALPDDPVHDAETDVHPGTPRLFLDRFATEDGRARFAAVTHRASAEEPDAEYPLLLTTGRVVSQYQSGAQTRRVAELNAAAPGPFVELHPRLAARLGAADGDPLAVISRRGRAVAPARVTAAIRPDTVFMPFHWPGEGRVNTLTNPALDPTSRMPEFKTCAVRVEALGPQE from the coding sequence ATGGAGACCACCTCGACGCCCACCCACTGCCCGTACTGCGCCCTGCAGTGCGGGATGAACATCACGCCCCTGCCGCAGGGGGGCGTCGAGGTGACCGAGCGCGCGGACTTCCCGGTGAACCGGGGTGCCCTGTGCGGCAAGGGACGGACGGCGTCCGCGGTGCTCTCGCCCGCGGTGCGGCTGACCTCGCCGCTGGTGCGGTCGGGCGGCCGGCTGGTGCCCGCCTCCTGGCAGGAGGCGCTGGACCGGGTCGCCGAGCGGCTCGAAACGACACGGGAGCGCTACGGCCCCGACGCGCTCGGGGTGTTCGGCGGGGGCGGCCTGACGAACGAGAAGGCGTACGCGCTCGGGAAGTTCGCGCGGGTGGTGCTGGGCACCTCGCAGATCGACTACAACGGCCGCTTCTGCATGTCGTCGGCGGCGGCCGCCGGCACCAAGGCGTTCGGTCTGGACCGGGGGCTGCCGTTCCCGCTGGAGGACATACCGAGGACCGGGTGCGTGATCCTCGTCGGCTCGAACCTCGCCGAGACCATGCCGCCGTCGCTGCGCTTCTTCGGCGAGCTGCGGGAGAACGGCGGCACGCTGATCGTCGTCGACCCGCGCCGCACGAAGACCGCCGAGCAGGCCGACCTGCACCTGGCGCCCCGCCCGGGCACCGATCTCGCCCTGGCGCTGGGTCTGTTGCACCTGGTGGTGGCCGAGGGCCGCACCGACGAGGACTTCATCGCTGAGCGCACGAGCGGGTGGGAGGAGGCCCGGGCGGCGGCGATGGGGCACTGGCCGGAGTACGTGGAGCGGATCACGGGGGTGTCCGTGCCGCAGCTGCGCGAGGCGGTACGGATGTTCTGCGCGCCCGAGGCGGCGATGGTGCTGACGGCGCGCGGGCCGGAACAGCAGTCCAAGGGGACGGACACGGTGGGCGCGTGGATCGACCTGTGCCTGGCGACCGGCCGCGCGGGCCGTCCGCTGTCCGGGTACGGCTGTCTGACCGGGCAGGGCAACGGCCAGGGCGGGCGTGAACACGGCCAGAAGGCCGACCAGTTGCCCGGCTACCGCAAGCTGGACGACCCGGCGGCGCGGCGGCACGTGGCTCAGGTGTGGGGGGTGGACCCGGACAGCCTGCCCGGTCCGGGCCGCAGCGCCTACGAGCTGCTCGACGCGCTCGGCACGGACGTCCGCTCGCTGCTGCTGATGGGATCCAACCCGGTGGTGTCGGCGCCCCGCGCGGCCCACGTCGAGGAGCGGCTGCGCTCGCTGGACTTCCTGGCCGTGTGCGATGTCGTCCTCTCGGAGACGGCGGAGCTGGCGGACGTGGTGCTGCCGGTCACGCAGTGGGCCGAGGAGTCGGGGACGACGACCAGCCTGGAGGGCAGGGTGCTGCTGCGCCGGCAGGCCGTCACCGCGCCGCCGGGCGTCCGCAGCGATCTGTACGTGCTGGGCGAACTGGCCGCCCGGCTGGGCGTGGAGAAGGGTTTCCCGGCCGACCCCGAGGAGGTCTTCGAGGAACTGCGCCGGGCGAGCGCGGGCGGCCCGGCGGACTACTCGGGGATCACCTACCGGCGGCTGGCGGAGGAGAACGGGGTGTTCTGGCCGTGTCCGGCACCCCCTGTGACGGACGAGGACGGCGAGGACTCGGTGTGCGACGCCCTGCCCGACGATCCCGTCCACGACGCCGAGACCGACGTACACCCCGGAACCCCCCGTCTCTTCCTCGACCGGTTCGCCACCGAGGACGGGCGAGCGCGGTTCGCGGCCGTGACGCATCGGGCCAGTGCCGAGGAACCGGACGCCGAGTACCCGCTGCTGCTGACCACCGGCCGTGTGGTGTCGCAGTACCAGTCGGGGGCGCAGACGCGGCGGGTGGCGGAGCTGAACGCGGCCGCACCCGGCCCGTTCGTGGAGCTGCACCCGCGCCTGGCGGCCCGTCTCGGGGCGGCCGACGGGGATCCGCTGGCGGTGATCTCCCGGCGGGGCCGGGCCGTGGCCCCCGCCCGCGTCACCGCCGCCATCCGCCCCGACACCGTCTTCATGCCCTTCCACTGGCCGGGCGAGGGCCGCGTCAACACCCTCACCAATCCGGCCCTGGACCCGACCTCGCGGATGCCGGAGTTCAAGACGTGCGCGGTGCGGGTGGAGGCCCTAGGACCACAGGAGTAG
- a CDS encoding NAD(P)/FAD-dependent oxidoreductase produces the protein MVDADQTFVIVGGGLAGAKAAETLRAEGFSGRVILICDERDHPYERPPLSKGYLLGKEERDSVFVHEPAWYAQNDVELHLGQTVDRIDRTAKTVRFGDDGTLVHYDKLLLATGAEPRRLDIPGTDLAGVHHLRRLAHAERLKGVLGALGRDNGHIVIAGAGWIGLEVAAAARTYGAEVTVIGTRPTPLHSVLGPELGNVFGELHREHGVRFSFGTRLTEIVGQDGMVLAVRTDDGEEHPAHAVLAAIGAAPRTGLAEASGLEIADRAYGGGIVVDERLRTSDPDIHAAGDVASFPFALFGTRIRVDHWANALNSGPAAARAMLGKEVTYDRVPYFFTDQYDLGMEYSGWAPPGSYDEVVIRGDAGKREFIAFWVKEGRVLAGMNVNVWDVTEPIQNLIRSAAPVDLEALADPHVPLESLVA, from the coding sequence GTGGTCGACGCGGATCAGACATTCGTCATCGTCGGAGGCGGTCTCGCCGGCGCGAAGGCGGCCGAGACGCTCCGTGCGGAGGGCTTCAGCGGCCGGGTGATACTGATCTGCGACGAACGCGACCACCCGTACGAGCGCCCGCCGTTGTCCAAGGGCTATCTGCTCGGCAAGGAGGAGCGCGACAGCGTCTTCGTGCACGAGCCCGCCTGGTACGCGCAGAACGACGTCGAGCTGCACCTCGGCCAGACCGTCGACCGGATCGACCGCACCGCGAAGACCGTGCGCTTCGGCGACGACGGCACCCTCGTCCACTACGACAAACTTCTTCTGGCCACCGGCGCGGAGCCCCGCCGCCTGGACATCCCCGGCACCGACCTGGCGGGCGTCCACCACCTGCGCCGCCTCGCCCACGCCGAGCGCCTCAAGGGCGTTCTCGGCGCTCTCGGCCGGGACAACGGGCACATCGTGATCGCGGGCGCCGGCTGGATCGGCCTGGAGGTCGCGGCGGCGGCCCGTACGTACGGCGCCGAGGTCACGGTCATCGGGACGCGGCCGACCCCGCTGCACAGCGTTCTCGGCCCGGAGCTGGGCAACGTCTTCGGTGAGCTGCACCGCGAGCATGGCGTCCGCTTCAGCTTCGGCACCCGGCTCACCGAGATCGTCGGCCAGGACGGCATGGTCCTCGCGGTGCGCACCGACGACGGCGAGGAGCACCCCGCGCACGCCGTCCTCGCGGCGATCGGCGCGGCGCCCCGCACCGGCCTCGCGGAGGCGTCGGGACTGGAGATCGCCGACCGGGCGTACGGCGGAGGCATCGTGGTCGACGAGCGGCTGCGCACCTCCGACCCCGACATCCACGCGGCCGGTGACGTCGCCTCCTTCCCGTTCGCCCTCTTCGGCACGCGCATCAGGGTCGACCACTGGGCCAACGCCCTGAACAGCGGCCCGGCCGCCGCCCGCGCGATGCTCGGCAAGGAGGTGACCTACGACCGGGTGCCGTACTTCTTCACGGACCAGTACGACCTCGGGATGGAGTACAGCGGGTGGGCACCTCCGGGGTCGTACGACGAGGTGGTCATCCGGGGGGACGCGGGCAAGCGGGAGTTCATCGCGTTCTGGGTGAAGGAGGGGAGGGTGCTGGCCGGGATGAACGTGAACGTGTGGGATGTCACAGAGCCGATCCAGAACCTGATCCGTTCCGCGGCGCCGGTGGACCTCGAGGCGTTGGCCGATCCCCATGTGCCGTTGGAGTCGCTGGTCGCCTAG
- a CDS encoding arylamine N-acetyltransferase family protein, producing MSDTEQFDLDAYLERIGWAGGRRADPATLRGVHLAHALSIPFENLDPVSGRAPSLAPADLMAKMVRGRRGGYCYEHNTLLRLALEALGLRVSGLAGRVVLGAETVESRPRTHMMLRVQVPGDPQPYLADVGFGAAGALLAPVPLTVGTEFEGGGRRHRLVHLPHGGPLELWALQAYVREARGFVSQYAFTLEPFAAPDYEVFNWHIGTNPRSPFTQRPYLQRTTPERHLALDGARLVETRADGTVTERKLTEEAEARRVVEEEFGIVVPEGLRLLG from the coding sequence ATGTCCGACACCGAGCAGTTCGACCTCGACGCCTATCTGGAGCGCATCGGGTGGGCGGGCGGCAGGCGGGCCGACCCGGCGACCCTGCGGGGTGTGCATCTGGCCCATGCGCTGTCCATCCCCTTCGAGAATCTGGACCCTGTGTCCGGCAGGGCTCCGTCGCTGGCTCCTGCCGATCTGATGGCCAAGATGGTCCGCGGCCGTCGCGGGGGCTACTGCTACGAGCACAACACCCTGCTCAGGCTGGCCCTTGAGGCGCTCGGCCTCCGGGTGAGCGGGCTGGCCGGCCGCGTGGTGCTGGGCGCGGAGACGGTGGAGAGCCGGCCGCGTACGCACATGATGCTGCGGGTCCAGGTGCCGGGCGATCCACAGCCGTATCTCGCGGACGTCGGGTTCGGGGCGGCCGGTGCGCTGCTGGCACCGGTACCGCTGACCGTCGGCACGGAGTTCGAGGGCGGCGGACGCCGGCACCGGCTCGTGCATCTGCCGCACGGCGGGCCGCTGGAGCTGTGGGCGCTGCAGGCGTACGTCCGGGAAGCGCGGGGGTTCGTGAGCCAGTACGCGTTCACGCTGGAGCCGTTCGCCGCGCCCGACTACGAGGTGTTCAACTGGCACATCGGCACCAACCCCCGTTCCCCCTTCACCCAGCGCCCCTATCTCCAGCGCACCACCCCCGAACGGCACCTCGCCCTCGACGGCGCCCGGCTGGTCGAGACCCGCGCCGACGGCACGGTGACCGAGCGGAAGCTGACCGAGGAGGCCGAGGCACGGCGCGTGGTGGAGGAGGAGTTCGGGATCGTCGTGCCCGAGGGGCTCAGGCTGCTCGGCTGA
- the dnaG gene encoding DNA primase, whose translation MAGRINDEDVKAVRDAVPIDAVVSEYLQLRNAGGGNLKGLCPFHDEKSPSFQVSPSKGLFHCFGCQEGGDTITFVMKVDHLSFSEAVERLAAQAGITLRYEEGGYNPAHQRGERIRLVEAHKIAAQWYAEQLATGPEAETGRIFLAERGFDQAAAVHFGVGYSPQGWDHLTRYLRGKGFSDKELIVSGLSQEGRRGPIDRFRGRLMWPIRDIGGEVVGFGARKLYEADNGPKYLNTPETAIYKKSQVLYGIDLAKQHIAKSSRAVVVEGYTDVMACHLAGVTTAIATCGTAFGGEHIRILRRLLMDNGSARVIFTFDGDAAGQKAALRAFEDDQKFAAETYIAIAPDGMDPCELRLAKGDEAVADLAEPRTPLFEFALRQIVARYDLDTPAGRAAALDEAAPIVARIKNSGAQHEVAVELAGMLGILDTQFVVKRVAQLARWARERGGKGGGPQQQPGAPQPQWETGPRPTASGPALTLRNPVYAAERELLKLGLQRPELVSPAFDAYGVDEFTAPPYAAVRQTIAEAGGAEYGVQDAQEYLVRVREAAPDDTVRAMVTELAVEPILRRTVDETYAGTVLVQIRRRAVERRIHDIQSQLTRLSTGGDPAQLAAVQNEMWVLQQYDQALRVRGAEAL comes from the coding sequence GTGGCAGGACGGATCAACGACGAGGACGTGAAGGCGGTTCGGGACGCGGTTCCGATCGACGCCGTGGTCTCCGAGTACCTCCAGCTGCGTAACGCCGGTGGCGGAAATCTCAAGGGGCTGTGCCCCTTCCACGACGAGAAGTCGCCGTCCTTCCAGGTCAGCCCGAGCAAGGGACTCTTCCACTGCTTCGGCTGCCAGGAGGGCGGCGACACGATCACCTTCGTCATGAAGGTGGACCACCTCTCCTTCTCGGAGGCGGTCGAGCGGCTGGCCGCCCAGGCCGGCATCACCCTGCGGTACGAGGAGGGCGGGTACAACCCGGCCCACCAGCGCGGCGAGCGCATCCGCCTGGTCGAGGCGCACAAGATCGCCGCTCAGTGGTACGCCGAGCAGCTCGCCACCGGCCCCGAGGCCGAGACCGGCCGGATCTTCCTCGCCGAGCGCGGCTTCGACCAGGCCGCCGCCGTCCACTTCGGCGTCGGCTACAGCCCCCAGGGCTGGGACCACCTCACCCGTTACCTGCGCGGCAAGGGCTTCAGCGACAAGGAGCTGATCGTCTCCGGGCTGTCCCAGGAGGGCCGCCGCGGCCCCATCGACCGGTTCCGGGGCCGGCTGATGTGGCCCATCCGGGACATCGGCGGCGAGGTCGTCGGCTTCGGCGCCCGCAAGCTCTACGAGGCGGACAACGGCCCGAAGTACCTGAACACCCCCGAGACGGCGATCTACAAGAAGAGCCAGGTCCTCTACGGCATCGACCTCGCCAAGCAGCACATCGCCAAGAGCAGCCGGGCGGTCGTCGTCGAGGGCTACACGGACGTCATGGCCTGCCACCTCGCCGGTGTCACCACGGCCATCGCGACCTGCGGTACGGCCTTCGGCGGCGAGCACATCAGGATCCTGCGCCGGCTCCTCATGGACAACGGCTCCGCCCGTGTGATCTTCACCTTCGACGGCGACGCGGCCGGCCAGAAGGCGGCCCTGCGCGCTTTCGAGGACGACCAGAAGTTCGCCGCCGAGACGTACATCGCCATCGCCCCGGACGGCATGGACCCGTGCGAGCTGCGCCTGGCCAAGGGCGACGAGGCGGTCGCCGACCTGGCCGAACCCCGCACCCCGCTCTTCGAGTTCGCGCTGCGCCAGATCGTCGCCCGCTACGACCTGGACACCCCCGCGGGCCGCGCGGCCGCCCTGGACGAGGCCGCCCCGATCGTCGCCCGCATCAAGAACAGCGGCGCCCAGCACGAGGTCGCCGTCGAGCTGGCCGGCATGCTCGGCATCCTCGACACCCAGTTCGTGGTCAAGCGGGTGGCCCAGCTGGCCCGCTGGGCCCGCGAGCGCGGCGGCAAGGGCGGCGGCCCGCAGCAGCAGCCCGGCGCCCCCCAGCCGCAGTGGGAGACCGGCCCGCGCCCCACGGCCTCTGGCCCGGCCCTCACCCTGCGCAACCCCGTCTACGCCGCCGAACGCGAGCTCCTCAAACTCGGCCTCCAGCGGCCCGAACTGGTCTCCCCGGCCTTCGACGCGTACGGCGTCGACGAGTTCACCGCCCCTCCCTACGCCGCCGTACGCCAGACGATCGCGGAGGCGGGCGGCGCCGAGTACGGCGTCCAGGACGCGCAGGAGTACCTGGTCCGCGTCCGCGAGGCGGCGCCCGACGACACCGTCCGCGCGATGGTCACCGAGCTGGCCGTCGAGCCGATCCTGCGCCGCACCGTCGACGAGACGTATGCCGGCACGGTCCTGGTGCAGATCCGGCGCCGCGCGGTGGAGCGCCGTATCCACGACATCCAGTCACAGCTGACCCGCCTGTCCACCGGCGGCGACCCCGCCCAGCTGGCCGCCGTGCAGAACGAGATGTGGGTCCTGCAGCAGTACGACCAGGCGCTGCGCGTGCGGGGCGCGGAAGCGCTCTAG
- a CDS encoding sirohydrochlorin chelatase, with protein MTASHPPHDESLIHLDSTAQIMNDIGSRLAGRLRLVTLRGHRSPAAPALVLVAHGSRDPRALHTVRALMDRVRHLRPAVPLHLGHIELNEPLLPDALAALGQTPAVLVPLLLGRGYHVKQDIPEMAAAASADTRSAAPLGPHPLLAQALHTRLTEAGWPATMDDTARRSTAVVLAAAGSRDPDSATDTRRTARLLAARLGVPVVPAYASAATPTVETALHALAARGRHRVAVASYFAAPGRFATQCAQQAPWIASAPLGAHEAMARLILHRYDQSSSARSTEAA; from the coding sequence ATGACGGCGTCGCATCCTCCGCACGACGAGTCCCTCATCCACCTCGACAGCACGGCGCAGATCATGAACGACATCGGCAGCCGGCTCGCCGGCCGGCTCCGGCTGGTCACGCTCCGCGGACACCGCAGCCCGGCCGCGCCCGCCCTCGTCCTGGTCGCCCACGGCAGCCGCGACCCGCGCGCACTGCACACCGTCCGGGCCCTGATGGACCGGGTACGGCACCTGCGCCCCGCCGTCCCTCTCCACCTGGGCCACATCGAGCTGAACGAGCCCCTGCTCCCCGACGCCCTCGCCGCGCTCGGGCAGACCCCCGCCGTCCTCGTCCCGCTGCTCCTCGGCCGCGGGTACCACGTCAAGCAGGACATCCCCGAGATGGCCGCCGCCGCGTCCGCCGACACCCGCTCGGCCGCACCGCTCGGCCCGCACCCGCTGCTCGCGCAGGCCCTGCACACCCGGCTGACCGAGGCCGGCTGGCCGGCCACCATGGACGACACCGCCCGCCGCTCGACCGCGGTCGTCCTCGCGGCAGCGGGCTCCCGCGACCCCGACTCGGCCACCGACACCCGCCGCACGGCCCGCCTCCTGGCCGCCCGCCTGGGCGTCCCGGTCGTCCCCGCGTACGCCTCGGCGGCGACTCCGACGGTCGAGACGGCGCTGCACGCCCTGGCGGCGAGGGGCCGGCACAGAGTGGCAGTGGCCTCTTACTTCGCGGCCCCGGGACGTTTCGCGACACAGTGCGCACAGCAGGCCCCCTGGATCGCCTCCGCTCCCCTGGGGGCCCACGAGGCGATGGCCCGCCTGATCCTGCACCGCTACGACCAGAGCTCGTCAGCAAGGTCCACTGAGGCCGCCTGA